The following proteins are co-located in the Sphaeramia orbicularis chromosome 24, fSphaOr1.1, whole genome shotgun sequence genome:
- the mycn gene encoding N-myc protein, whose protein sequence is MPAIISKNSDLEFDSLQPCFYPDEDDFYFCGPDSAPPGEDIWKKFELLPTPPLSPSRAALPGEQATAAPEADPLGFGLGDPLDWASELLLLPEDDIWGASDDVDLFGSALDTNPNSIIIQDCMWSGFSAREKLERVVTEKLGKAISSATGGGRNVCVKAQEVVSRSSVSECVDPTVVFPFPVNKKNGSRDPSVTTNTSTSHGNAPSDSEEEDDDEEEEEEEEEEEEEEEEEEEEEEEEIDVVTVEKRRSTINKASPMAAGTVTISVHPRSQDQRGISGSGVVSRFVSRAPQELILKRSSVHQQQHNYAAPSPYASDDDHAPPPKKQKTSDAPRPPTRTNSSSSSSSSTYCSSVTSSTSGARSKRTASGDSSPRGSSDSEDSERRRNHNILERQRRNDLRSSFLTLRDHVPELAHNEKAAKVLILKKATEYVSSLETEEMRLQQEKDRLQARRQQLMRRLEQARTR, encoded by the exons ATGCCGGCGATCATAAGTAAAAACTCCGATTTGGAGTTTGACTCCTTACAACCGTGTTTCTACCCTGATGAGGACGACTTCTACTTCTGTGGTCCCGACTCTGCGCCACCGGGGGAGGACATCTGGAAGAAATTCGAGTTGTTGCccactccgcccctctccccgaGCCGAGCCGCGCTACCGGGGGAGCAGGCGACTGCCGCCCCGGAAGCAGACCCCCTGGGTTTCGGCTTGGGGGACCCACTGGACTGGGCTTCCGAGCTGCTGCTCCTGCCCGAGGACGATATCTGGGGGGCATCAGACGATGTGGACCTGTTCGGCTCAGCTTTGGATACTAACCCAAACAGCATCATTATTCAGGACTGTATGTGGAGTGGGTTCTCAGCCAGGGAAAAGCTGGAGCGAGTGGTCACGGAGAAACTCGGCAAGGCTATTTCCAGTGCCACTGGAGGCGGCAGGAATGTGTGCGTCAAGGCGCAGGAGGTGGTGAGCCGCAGCTCCGTGTCAGAGTGTGTAGACCCCACGGTGGTCTTCCCCTTTCCAGTCAACAAGAAGAACGGCAGCAGGGACCCATCCGTAACCACAAACACATCCACGTCCCACGGAAACGCACCCAGTGACTCCG aagaggaagatgatgatgaagaagaagaagaggaggaggaagaagaggaggaggaagaggaggaagaagaagaggaggaggaggaggaaattgATGTGGTCACTGTAGAGAAGAGGCGCTCCACAATCAATAAGGCATCACCCATGGCAGCAGGCACCGTTACCATCTCTGTGCATCCCAGGAGCCAAGACCAAAGGGGCATCTCAGGGTCCGGCGTTGTGAGTCGGTTCGTCAGCCGAGCCCCCCAGGAGCTGATCCTGAAGAGGAGCTCAGTCCACCAGCAGCAGCACAACTATGCAGCCCCCTCACCTTATGCTTCAGATGATGATCACGCCCCACCTCCAAAGAAGCAAAAAACATCAGATGCCCCACGACCTCCCACCAGAACCaactcctcatcctcctccagtTCCTCCACGTACTGCAGCTCCGTCACCAGCAGCACATCGGGGGCACGCAGCAAGCGCACCGCCAGTGGAGACAGCAGCCCCCGTGGCAGCTCTGACTCAGAGGACAGTGAACGCCGCCGCAACCACAACATCCTGGAGCGCCAACGCCGCAACGACCTGCGCTCCAGCTTCCTGACGCTGCGTGACCACGTGCCGGAGCTGGCGCACAATGAGAAGGCGGCGAAGGTGCTGATTCTCAAGAAGGCCACAGAGTACGTGAGCTCGCTGGAAACAGAGGAGATGAGGCTCCAACAGGAAAAGGACAGGCTCCAGGCCCGCAGGCAGCAGCTGATGCGCAGGCTAGAGCAGGCCAGGACTCGCTAA